The Alkalihalobacillus sp. TS-13 genome includes a window with the following:
- a CDS encoding NCS2 family permease → MDRFFGFKEYGTTYRKEFIAGLTTFLSMAYILFVNPAILGDAGMDKGAVFVATALAAAIGTLVMGLLANYPIALAPGMGLNAFFTYSVVMVMGIPWQTALAGVLVSGLVFIVITVLKIRETIINAIPQELKFAAASGIGLFIAFIGLQNAGIVENNDSTLVQLGDLSSGDTLLAIFGLITIVIFMVRGIKGGIFYGMVLTAIVGLIFQQIPLPSGIVGAVPSLEPTFGEAVKHLNQITTIDMLVVVLTFLFVDFFDTAGTLMAVASQAGLMKDNKLPRAGRALMADSSATVIGAVLGTSTTTAYIESSSGVAAGGRTGFSSVVTAGFFLLALLFSPLLGVVTPSVTAPVLIIVGVLMVAVLGKIEWHRFEIAAPAFLTIIAMPLTYSIATGIALGFILYPITMLVKGKAKEVHPIMYFMFFIFILYFAFLT, encoded by the coding sequence ATGGATCGTTTTTTTGGATTTAAGGAGTATGGAACAACATATAGAAAAGAGTTCATCGCTGGTCTTACTACGTTCTTATCTATGGCTTATATTTTATTCGTCAACCCTGCGATTCTAGGGGATGCAGGGATGGACAAAGGGGCTGTCTTCGTAGCGACGGCTCTTGCAGCAGCAATCGGTACCCTTGTGATGGGATTATTGGCGAACTACCCGATTGCGCTGGCACCGGGAATGGGATTGAATGCCTTTTTCACCTATTCAGTCGTCATGGTCATGGGGATTCCGTGGCAGACTGCCCTTGCTGGGGTCCTTGTATCCGGGCTTGTCTTCATTGTCATCACTGTTTTAAAAATCAGAGAAACCATCATCAATGCTATTCCTCAAGAGTTGAAGTTTGCTGCGGCAAGCGGGATCGGGTTGTTCATCGCTTTTATTGGATTACAAAACGCGGGAATTGTAGAGAATAACGATTCGACACTCGTACAGCTTGGGGATTTGTCCAGTGGGGATACGTTACTTGCTATCTTCGGACTGATCACAATCGTCATTTTCATGGTACGAGGAATCAAAGGCGGAATCTTTTACGGAATGGTCCTCACTGCAATTGTCGGCCTTATTTTTCAACAGATTCCACTGCCTTCAGGTATTGTCGGAGCGGTTCCGAGTTTAGAACCGACTTTTGGTGAAGCGGTTAAACATTTGAACCAGATTACGACCATCGATATGCTTGTCGTCGTATTGACTTTCTTGTTCGTCGACTTTTTTGACACTGCTGGAACGCTTATGGCCGTTGCTTCCCAGGCTGGTCTGATGAAGGATAACAAGCTTCCGAGAGCGGGACGTGCACTTATGGCTGACTCATCCGCAACAGTAATCGGAGCGGTCCTTGGAACATCCACTACTACGGCTTACATCGAATCTTCATCAGGGGTTGCAGCCGGAGGACGTACTGGGTTCAGCTCAGTCGTCACAGCAGGCTTCTTCTTATTAGCACTGTTATTTTCACCATTGCTTGGCGTTGTTACACCTTCTGTAACGGCACCCGTACTGATCATCGTCGGTGTCTTGATGGTAGCTGTACTTGGAAAAATCGAATGGCATCGTTTCGAAATAGCAGCTCCAGCCTTTTTGACAATCATCGCCATGCCATTGACATACAGCATCGCGACAGGAATTGCGCTTGGGTTCATCCTTTATCCGATCACAATGCTCGTTAAAGGGAAAGCGAAAGAAGTCCACCCGATCATGTATTTCATGTTTTTCATCTTTATCTTGTATTTCGCGTTTCTGACGTAG
- the guaA gene encoding glutamine-hydrolyzing GMP synthase, whose amino-acid sequence MNSTEETIIVLDFGGQYNQLITRRIRDLGVYSELHSHKITAEKIKELNPTGIIFSGGPNSAYTPDSPKCDERIFELGIPILGICYGMQLMTHHFGGKVEKANHREYGKATVALRNYNDLYKDLPEEQTVWMSHGDLVVAPPEGFQTDVTSPSCPVAGMSDPSRNLYGVQFHPEVRHSESGIELLKNFVMNICKCEALWSMENFIEDEIEKVREIVGDKKVLCALSGGVDSSVVAALIHKAIGDQLVCMFVDHGLLRKGEADSVMKTFGESFNMNLIKIDAKDRFLGKLKGVTDPEQKRKIIGNEFIYVFDEEASKLEGIDYLAQGTLYTDIIESGTDTAQTIKSHHNVGGLPEDMKFQLIEPLNALFKDEVRKVGTELGLPDDIVWRQPFPGPGLGIRVLGEVTEEKLKIVRDSDAILREEIKNAGLDREIWQYFTALPNMRSVGVMGDMRTYDYTVGIRAVTSIDGMTSDWARIPWEVLERISNRIVNEVDHVNRIVYDVTSKPPSTIEWE is encoded by the coding sequence ATGAATTCAACTGAAGAAACGATTATCGTACTGGACTTTGGCGGCCAGTACAATCAATTGATTACAAGACGTATCCGTGACCTTGGGGTTTATAGTGAGCTCCATTCACACAAAATCACTGCAGAAAAGATCAAGGAACTGAATCCGACAGGGATCATTTTCTCAGGAGGGCCGAACAGCGCCTATACGCCTGACTCTCCAAAATGTGATGAGCGAATTTTCGAGTTGGGCATTCCGATTCTGGGCATTTGCTATGGGATGCAATTGATGACGCATCACTTCGGGGGGAAGGTTGAAAAAGCGAACCATCGTGAATACGGAAAAGCGACGGTTGCTTTGCGAAATTACAACGACCTGTACAAGGACCTGCCTGAAGAACAAACAGTATGGATGAGCCATGGTGATTTGGTTGTAGCTCCTCCAGAAGGGTTCCAGACGGATGTCACAAGTCCTTCATGTCCCGTAGCTGGCATGAGCGATCCATCACGTAACCTGTATGGCGTTCAATTCCATCCTGAAGTAAGACACAGTGAATCCGGGATTGAATTGTTAAAGAACTTTGTCATGAACATCTGTAAGTGTGAAGCACTCTGGTCGATGGAGAACTTCATCGAGGATGAAATCGAGAAGGTCAGGGAAATCGTCGGGGATAAGAAAGTCCTTTGCGCCCTCAGTGGTGGAGTCGATTCTTCTGTTGTCGCAGCACTCATCCATAAGGCTATCGGTGACCAGCTTGTCTGTATGTTCGTCGACCATGGATTGCTGCGTAAAGGGGAAGCAGACAGCGTCATGAAAACATTCGGTGAATCGTTCAATATGAACCTCATCAAAATTGATGCAAAGGATCGTTTCTTAGGAAAATTGAAGGGTGTAACTGACCCAGAACAGAAACGGAAAATCATCGGGAACGAATTCATCTATGTGTTCGATGAAGAAGCCTCCAAGCTTGAAGGAATCGATTATCTTGCGCAAGGAACGTTGTATACCGATATCATCGAGAGCGGTACAGATACAGCCCAAACGATCAAATCACACCATAATGTCGGCGGTTTGCCAGAAGATATGAAGTTCCAATTGATCGAGCCGTTGAATGCTCTATTCAAGGATGAAGTTCGTAAAGTCGGTACCGAATTAGGACTACCGGATGATATCGTCTGGCGTCAGCCGTTCCCTGGACCGGGACTTGGAATTCGTGTCCTTGGAGAGGTAACGGAAGAAAAGCTGAAGATCGTGCGTGATTCGGATGCAATTTTAAGAGAAGAAATCAAGAATGCAGGATTGGACCGTGAAATCTGGCAATACTTCACTGCACTTCCGAACATGAGAAGTGTCGGTGTCATGGGTGATATGAGGACCTATGACTATACAGTCGGCATTCGTGCAGTTACTTCCATTGACGGGATGACTTCCGATTGGGCGCGTATCCCATGGGAAGTCCTTGAACGTATTTCAAATCGGATCGTCAACGAAGTCGATCATGTGAATCGTATTGTCTATGACGTCACCTCTAAGCCGCCATCTACAATCGAATGGGAATAA